Proteins encoded together in one Mycobacterium sp. MS1601 window:
- the fdxA gene encoding ferredoxin: protein MTYVIGSECVDVMDKSCVQECPADCIYEGLRSLYINPVECVDCGACRIACRVDAIYYETDLPDSELAHLEDNAAFFTDILPGRDAPLGDPGGAATVGATGVDTPLVAAMPTREIPAH, encoded by the coding sequence ATGACGTATGTGATCGGTTCCGAATGTGTCGACGTGATGGACAAGTCCTGCGTTCAGGAATGCCCGGCGGACTGCATCTACGAAGGACTGCGGTCGCTCTACATCAACCCCGTCGAATGTGTCGACTGCGGCGCCTGCCGGATCGCCTGCCGGGTTGACGCCATCTACTACGAAACCGACCTGCCCGATTCCGAACTCGCCCACCTCGAGGACAACGCCGCGTTCTTCACCGACATCCTGCCGGGACGTGACGCCCCGCTCGGTGACCCGGGTGGCGCCGCGACCGTGGGCGCCACCGGCGTCGACACCCCACTGGTCGCCGCGATGCCCACCCGTGAGATCCCCGCACACTGA
- a CDS encoding DUF7159 family protein, whose amino-acid sequence MDTVLGVSVTPTNVRSVLVEGRGADGATLGHDEYDVFEEVGAALKRAQDDAGDQNVASIGVTWSDDAELEASVVLDAMARAGLTGVSAVPLSDAVEALASSIGRVIGYQRTALCVVEPDTAAIAVVDTAEDSVDVLISHAIDTEEALIDWVGATLAEDMRPEGLFMVGSVPGLRDTASTLEAELKLPVFNPPEAELALAHGAALASADGGVLPFDFDVPVLPAKPRRNPVAAPLTMLVAGAVTFVVSLSIAVGDQLAPETVPTASAEKIQESRAVPQARPTPPQPAAPPAVEVPAPPVVAPVVAEQVLPPIEALPPEPVPEAVVPEYVPEYVPEAPAPPPAAVLPPPPPVYQAPVVPQPRSLWERFKDKLKPGPDEPEWQLAPGAVPPPGVPIPPG is encoded by the coding sequence ATGGACACGGTTCTCGGCGTGTCGGTGACCCCGACCAACGTCCGGTCCGTGCTGGTCGAAGGTCGTGGCGCCGACGGTGCCACCCTCGGCCACGACGAATACGACGTCTTCGAAGAGGTCGGCGCTGCGTTGAAGCGCGCGCAGGACGACGCCGGCGACCAGAACGTGGCCTCCATCGGCGTCACCTGGAGCGACGACGCCGAACTGGAAGCCTCGGTTGTCCTCGACGCGATGGCGCGCGCCGGTCTCACCGGCGTCAGCGCCGTTCCGCTGTCGGACGCCGTCGAAGCGCTGGCAAGCAGCATCGGCAGGGTCATCGGCTACCAGCGCACCGCGCTGTGTGTGGTCGAACCCGACACCGCGGCCATCGCCGTGGTCGACACCGCCGAAGACTCGGTCGACGTCCTGATCAGCCATGCCATCGACACCGAGGAAGCACTCATCGACTGGGTCGGTGCCACGCTCGCCGAGGACATGCGGCCAGAGGGACTGTTCATGGTCGGATCCGTACCCGGCCTGCGTGACACCGCCAGCACCTTGGAAGCGGAGCTGAAGCTGCCGGTGTTCAACCCGCCGGAAGCCGAGCTGGCCCTGGCGCACGGTGCGGCGCTGGCCTCCGCAGACGGTGGAGTGCTGCCGTTCGATTTCGACGTTCCCGTGCTACCCGCCAAGCCACGACGCAATCCCGTCGCCGCTCCGCTGACCATGCTGGTCGCGGGCGCGGTCACCTTCGTGGTGTCGTTGTCGATCGCCGTAGGTGATCAGTTGGCTCCCGAGACCGTACCGACGGCGTCCGCGGAGAAGATCCAGGAGAGCAGGGCAGTGCCTCAGGCCCGTCCCACTCCGCCGCAACCTGCCGCGCCGCCAGCTGTCGAGGTGCCCGCCCCGCCGGTGGTTGCTCCGGTGGTGGCCGAGCAGGTGCTGCCGCCCATCGAGGCACTTCCGCCGGAACCGGTGCCCGAGGCGGTTGTTCCCGAGTACGTCCCGGAGTATGTTCCCGAGGCACCTGCGCCGCCGCCCGCGGCGGTGCTGCCGCCCCCGCCGCCGGTGTATCAGGCACCCGTGGTGCCCCAACCCAGGAGCTTGTGGGAGCGGTTCAAAGACAAGCTCAAGCCAGGACCCGACGAACCGGAGTGGCAGCTGGCGCCGGGAGCGGTGCCGCCGCCCGGCGTCCCGATTCCGCCGGGCTGA
- a CDS encoding cytochrome P450: protein MSTPSLPPDFDFTDPDLNRERLPVEELAELRRTAPIWWNAQPMGQGGFDDGGYWVVTKHKDVKEISRRSDVFSSLAKTALPRYPKGSTGDQIETGKFVLLNMDAPHHTHLRKIISRGFTPRAVERLREDLHTRAQDIVAKAAAEGSGDFVEQVACELPLQAIAGLIGIPLEDRKKIFDWSNQMVADDDPEFAHHDGRNSAMELIMYAMQLAALRAKEPGEDIVTKLIEADVDGHKLSDDEFGFFMVLLAVAGNETTRNSITHGMIAFTEHPDQWELYKRERPATAADEIVRWATPVTSFQRTALRDTELSGVPILEGQRVVMSYRSANFDEDVFTDPFRFDITRDPNPHVGFGGTGAHYCVGANLAKMTIDLIFGAIADQMPDLTPMSTPERLRSGWLNGIKHWQVSYTGKRAAQLV from the coding sequence ATGTCGACCCCAAGCCTTCCGCCGGACTTCGACTTCACCGATCCCGACCTCAACCGCGAGCGGCTCCCCGTCGAGGAACTCGCCGAGTTGCGCCGCACCGCCCCTATCTGGTGGAACGCCCAACCCATGGGTCAGGGCGGATTCGACGACGGCGGCTACTGGGTGGTGACCAAACACAAGGACGTCAAGGAGATCTCGCGGCGCAGCGACGTGTTCTCGAGCCTCGCCAAGACAGCGCTGCCCCGCTACCCCAAGGGCTCGACCGGAGACCAGATCGAGACCGGCAAGTTCGTGTTGCTGAACATGGACGCGCCGCACCACACCCACCTGCGCAAGATCATCTCCCGCGGGTTCACCCCCCGCGCTGTGGAGAGGTTGCGCGAGGATCTGCACACCAGGGCTCAGGACATCGTGGCCAAGGCCGCCGCCGAGGGCTCAGGTGATTTTGTGGAGCAGGTGGCATGCGAACTGCCGCTGCAGGCCATCGCGGGTCTGATCGGCATCCCTTTGGAGGACCGCAAGAAGATATTCGACTGGTCCAACCAAATGGTCGCCGACGACGACCCCGAGTTCGCACACCACGACGGCCGCAACTCGGCCATGGAGCTGATCATGTACGCCATGCAGTTGGCGGCCCTCCGCGCCAAAGAACCAGGCGAGGACATCGTGACGAAGCTCATCGAGGCCGACGTCGACGGCCACAAGCTCTCCGACGACGAGTTCGGGTTCTTCATGGTGCTGCTGGCGGTGGCGGGCAACGAAACGACCCGCAACTCGATCACCCACGGCATGATCGCTTTCACCGAGCATCCCGATCAATGGGAGCTCTACAAGCGGGAACGGCCCGCGACGGCGGCCGACGAGATCGTCCGGTGGGCCACGCCGGTGACGTCGTTCCAACGCACCGCGCTGCGAGACACCGAACTGTCCGGTGTGCCGATCCTCGAGGGCCAGCGGGTGGTGATGTCCTATCGTTCGGCCAACTTCGACGAAGACGTGTTCACCGATCCGTTCCGGTTCGACATCACCCGAGACCCGAACCCCCATGTCGGGTTCGGAGGCACCGGCGCGCATTACTGCGTCGGCGCGAATCTGGCCAAGATGACCATTGACCTGATCTTCGGCGCCATCGCCGACCAGATGCCGGACCTGACACCGATGAGCACACCGGAGAGGCTGCGGTCCGGCTGGCTCAACGGCATCAAGCACTGGCAGGTGAGCTACACCGGCAAGCGCGCCGCGCAGCTGGTCTGA
- a CDS encoding Pr6Pr family membrane protein, with amino-acid sequence MARLVLRVAIIVAVVAAMVFVETQSRSGVLWRFVTFTYQANLLAAAYYAWTLVTPRADQRAGLRGAAVLYVVVAGVVWNLYLVDMSAGYTPANFLLHVVVPVLAFVDWVLVGHSQSQVRWWQPLAWLTYPAAYLGLAVVVLNNLGRRAPYYFLDAGRIGAAEVAVNVVILAAGFVGLGYALSLVGRAAVRIRL; translated from the coding sequence ATGGCTCGGCTGGTGCTGCGGGTGGCGATTATCGTCGCGGTGGTGGCCGCGATGGTGTTCGTGGAGACCCAATCCCGGTCGGGTGTGCTGTGGCGGTTCGTGACATTCACCTACCAGGCCAACCTGCTCGCGGCGGCTTACTATGCGTGGACTCTGGTGACCCCACGCGCTGATCAGCGCGCCGGGCTGCGCGGCGCGGCGGTGCTTTACGTCGTGGTGGCGGGCGTGGTCTGGAATCTGTATCTGGTCGACATGAGTGCCGGCTACACCCCGGCGAACTTCCTGCTGCACGTGGTGGTTCCGGTGCTGGCGTTCGTGGATTGGGTTCTAGTCGGACACAGCCAGAGTCAGGTGCGGTGGTGGCAGCCGCTGGCGTGGCTGACCTATCCGGCCGCCTACCTGGGCTTGGCGGTGGTGGTGCTGAACAACCTTGGCCGCAGAGCGCCGTACTACTTCCTGGATGCGGGCCGCATAGGTGCTGCCGAGGTGGCCGTCAACGTGGTCATCCTCGCCGCCGGGTTTGTCGGTCTCGGGTACGCCCTGTCCCTGGTGGGTCGCGCGGCGGTCAGGATCAGGCTGTGA
- a CDS encoding nitronate monooxygenase — translation MHTSLCDSLGIEFPIFAFTHCRDVVVAVSKAGGFGVLGAVGFSPEQLEIELNWIDENIGDHPYGVDIVIPNKYEGMDSNLSADELGKMLADMVPQEHLDFARKVLTDHGVPLTAEDNENTLRLLGWTEATATPQVEIALKHPKMTLIANALGTPPKDMIDHIHAEGRQVAALCGSPSQARKHADAGVDIIIAQGGEAGGHSGEVGSIVLWPQVVKEVAPVPVLAAGGIGNGQQIAAALALGAQGAWTGSQWLMVEEAENTPVQQAAYIKAGSRDTVRSRSFTGKPARMLRNDWTEAWEAPENPKPLGMPLQFMVSGLAVAATHKYPNETVDVAFNPVGQVVGQFTKVEKTSTVIERWVQEYLEATGRLNELNEAAGV, via the coding sequence ATGCACACCTCTCTCTGCGATTCGTTGGGCATCGAATTCCCCATCTTCGCCTTCACCCACTGCCGCGACGTGGTGGTGGCGGTCAGCAAGGCCGGCGGGTTCGGAGTGCTGGGCGCGGTCGGCTTCAGCCCCGAACAGCTGGAGATCGAGCTGAACTGGATCGACGAGAACATCGGTGATCACCCCTACGGCGTGGACATCGTGATCCCCAACAAGTACGAGGGCATGGACTCCAACCTGTCGGCCGACGAACTGGGCAAGATGCTGGCCGACATGGTGCCCCAGGAGCATCTGGACTTCGCCCGCAAGGTACTCACCGACCATGGAGTGCCGTTGACCGCCGAGGACAACGAGAACACCCTGCGCCTGCTCGGCTGGACCGAGGCCACCGCCACCCCGCAGGTCGAGATCGCGCTCAAGCACCCGAAGATGACGTTGATCGCCAATGCGCTGGGCACCCCGCCGAAGGACATGATCGACCACATCCATGCCGAGGGCCGTCAGGTGGCGGCACTGTGCGGGTCACCGTCGCAGGCCCGCAAGCACGCAGACGCCGGGGTGGACATCATCATCGCCCAGGGCGGCGAGGCCGGCGGGCACAGCGGCGAGGTGGGTTCCATCGTGCTGTGGCCGCAGGTGGTCAAAGAGGTGGCACCGGTTCCGGTGCTGGCCGCGGGCGGCATAGGCAACGGGCAGCAGATCGCCGCGGCGCTGGCGCTGGGCGCCCAGGGCGCCTGGACCGGTTCGCAGTGGCTGATGGTCGAAGAAGCTGAGAACACCCCGGTGCAGCAGGCCGCCTATATCAAGGCGGGCAGCCGCGACACCGTGCGCAGCCGCTCCTTCACCGGGAAGCCCGCTCGCATGCTGCGCAACGACTGGACCGAGGCGTGGGAAGCGCCGGAGAACCCGAAGCCACTGGGCATGCCGCTGCAGTTCATGGTGTCCGGGCTGGCCGTCGCCGCCACGCACAAGTACCCGAACGAGACCGTCGACGTGGCGTTCAATCCCGTCGGTCAGGTGGTTGGGCAGTTCACGAAGGTCGAGAAGACGTCGACTGTGATCGAGCGCTGGGTTCAGGAGTACTTGGAGGCGACGGGCCGGCTGAACGAACTCAACGAGGCAGCGGGCGTCTGA
- a CDS encoding substrate-binding domain-containing protein, producing MRPHTPRRCAALAAAMVLVASLAACAGRGAEPASQAPPVPRPTVALVTHQPPGDTFWDLVRRGAQAAADKDGIELRYSHDPDSAMQARQVDDAVKQGVAGIAVTLADPAAMAPAVRRAVSSGVPVVAVNTGIGAWRDLGAIAYFGQDDLVAGQDVGRRLQHEGAVNVLCVLQVHGHVGLESRCDGVDDTFGGPVQRLYVDGIRPQSVKADLVTKLQQDRSIDRVLTLGAPVALTALQAVGEANSYAKVVTFDTNTAVIDAVERGTIGWAVDQQPFLQGYLAVNSLWLYLSNRNVIGGGLPTLTGPAFVDESNVAAVAQRAEEGTR from the coding sequence ATGCGCCCGCACACCCCTCGACGCTGCGCCGCTCTGGCGGCGGCGATGGTGCTGGTCGCCTCCCTGGCCGCCTGCGCAGGACGGGGAGCCGAGCCTGCATCGCAGGCACCGCCAGTACCCCGTCCGACGGTCGCTCTGGTCACCCATCAACCGCCCGGGGACACGTTCTGGGACCTGGTGCGCCGTGGTGCTCAAGCAGCAGCCGACAAGGACGGCATCGAACTGCGGTACAGCCATGATCCCGACTCCGCGATGCAGGCTCGCCAGGTCGACGACGCGGTGAAACAGGGCGTCGCCGGTATCGCCGTCACGCTGGCCGATCCGGCCGCGATGGCGCCGGCGGTGCGCCGCGCGGTGAGTTCCGGCGTCCCGGTGGTAGCCGTCAACACCGGCATCGGCGCATGGCGCGACCTGGGTGCCATCGCCTACTTCGGTCAGGATGACCTGGTGGCCGGGCAGGATGTCGGCAGGCGCCTGCAACACGAAGGTGCCGTCAATGTGCTCTGCGTCCTGCAGGTGCACGGGCACGTCGGGCTGGAGTCACGCTGCGACGGCGTCGACGACACCTTCGGCGGGCCGGTGCAGCGGCTCTATGTCGACGGGATTCGACCTCAGTCCGTCAAAGCGGACCTGGTGACCAAGCTGCAGCAGGACCGGTCGATCGACCGGGTTCTGACCCTGGGTGCGCCGGTGGCTCTGACCGCACTACAGGCCGTAGGCGAGGCGAACAGTTATGCCAAAGTCGTCACGTTCGACACCAACACCGCCGTGATCGACGCCGTCGAGCGCGGCACCATCGGCTGGGCGGTGGACCAGCAGCCGTTCCTGCAGGGCTACCTCGCGGTGAATTCACTGTGGTTGTACCTGTCCAACCGCAACGTCATCGGCGGCGGTCTGCCGACGCTGACCGGCCCGGCGTTCGTCGACGAATCCAATGTGGCCGCAGTGGCGCAGCGCGCCGAGGAAGGGACCCGCTGA
- a CDS encoding GNAT family N-acetyltransferase, which translates to MTDQDIATTRREISKALLTALDRRHEVLDVIVDAEDHPAAVAKIAELLGISVRGAEAVAGLSFDRLTRQSRRTIAKELEDVSSQLTFTLGERPASLDESLTLRPFDGDIDRDIFAARTQDIGSAGDGSGAPAAGLDDEIGAALARVRAEEAAWFVALEGAEKVGMTFGELLDGEVNVRIWIHPDHRKKGYGTAALRRCRSEMAAYFPAVPMVVRAPGVAPR; encoded by the coding sequence ATGACTGACCAAGACATCGCCACGACGCGGCGTGAGATCTCCAAAGCTCTATTGACGGCTCTGGACCGACGCCACGAGGTACTCGACGTGATCGTCGACGCCGAAGACCACCCTGCGGCGGTTGCCAAGATCGCCGAACTGCTGGGGATCTCCGTCCGTGGCGCAGAGGCGGTGGCGGGCCTGTCCTTCGACCGGCTGACCCGGCAGTCGCGCCGCACCATCGCCAAGGAACTCGAGGACGTCAGCAGCCAGCTCACCTTCACCCTCGGTGAGCGGCCGGCCAGCCTGGATGAGAGCCTCACCCTGCGACCGTTCGACGGCGACATCGACCGCGACATCTTCGCCGCCAGGACCCAGGACATCGGTTCGGCCGGCGATGGTTCCGGTGCGCCCGCCGCGGGTCTGGACGACGAGATCGGGGCTGCGCTGGCGCGGGTGCGCGCCGAGGAGGCCGCCTGGTTCGTGGCGCTGGAAGGCGCGGAGAAGGTCGGGATGACGTTCGGTGAGCTGCTCGACGGCGAGGTCAACGTCCGCATCTGGATCCACCCCGACCACCGCAAGAAGGGCTACGGCACCGCCGCACTGCGGCGTTGTCGCAGCGAGATGGCCGCCTACTTCCCGGCCGTGCCGATGGTGGTCCGGGCGCCGGGAGTTGCGCCGCGGTAG
- a CDS encoding competence/damage-inducible protein A: protein MTVRAGIVVTGTEVLTGRVQDRNGPWLADRLLELGVELAHITLCGDRPDDIEAQLRFLAAEGVDLIITSGGLGPTADDMTVAVVAEFCGRDLVLDAGLEDTIAGILRRLGAARGRTVDFESVMAANRKQALVPAGAAILQPVGTAPGVVVTGSPTVVVLPGPPRELQSMWRTAVQTPELQQAIAGRTHYEQATVRMFGLPESDLAETLRVAETRVDGFDNLEITTCLRRGELEIVTRFEPEAAPVYAALLEVLLDRHPGEVFSTDGALVDEQVAAALAGRTIATAESCTAGLLAARLADQPGCSAYLLGSVVAYANSAKTELLQVDPALIAEHGAVSEPVAEAMATGALTRFGADTAVAITGIAGPGGGTEDKPVGTVCFSVQAADGRGRTVTRLLPGDRADVRERSTTIALHLLRQLLIP, encoded by the coding sequence GTGACAGTACGCGCGGGCATCGTGGTGACGGGGACGGAAGTGCTGACGGGGCGGGTGCAGGACCGCAACGGGCCCTGGCTGGCCGACCGGTTGCTCGAACTCGGCGTGGAGCTGGCCCACATCACGCTGTGCGGTGACCGTCCCGACGACATCGAGGCCCAGCTGCGGTTCCTGGCCGCAGAAGGCGTGGATCTGATCATCACCAGCGGAGGCCTTGGCCCCACCGCCGACGATATGACCGTGGCGGTGGTGGCCGAATTCTGCGGACGTGACCTTGTCCTCGATGCCGGCCTCGAGGACACCATCGCGGGCATCCTGCGCAGGCTGGGCGCCGCCCGCGGTCGCACGGTGGACTTCGAGTCCGTGATGGCCGCCAATCGCAAGCAGGCGCTGGTGCCCGCGGGTGCCGCCATTCTGCAACCGGTGGGCACCGCGCCTGGCGTGGTGGTGACCGGTAGCCCCACGGTGGTCGTATTGCCCGGGCCGCCAAGGGAATTGCAGTCCATGTGGCGCACCGCGGTGCAGACTCCGGAACTGCAGCAAGCCATCGCCGGGCGTACCCACTACGAGCAGGCGACGGTTCGGATGTTCGGGCTGCCGGAGTCCGACCTGGCCGAGACCCTGCGCGTTGCCGAGACACGGGTCGACGGTTTCGACAACCTGGAGATCACCACCTGCCTGCGCCGCGGCGAACTGGAGATCGTCACACGATTTGAGCCTGAGGCCGCACCGGTCTATGCCGCGCTGCTCGAGGTGCTCCTGGACAGGCATCCTGGCGAGGTGTTCTCCACCGACGGCGCTCTGGTCGACGAGCAGGTGGCCGCGGCGCTGGCTGGTCGCACCATAGCCACCGCCGAATCCTGTACCGCGGGACTACTGGCGGCCAGGCTGGCTGACCAACCCGGCTGCTCGGCGTATCTGCTGGGTTCTGTGGTGGCCTATGCAAATTCCGCGAAAACTGAACTGCTGCAGGTGGATCCAGCTTTGATCGCCGAACACGGCGCGGTGTCCGAGCCGGTGGCCGAAGCGATGGCGACGGGTGCACTGACCCGCTTCGGCGCCGATACCGCCGTGGCCATCACCGGTATCGCAGGCCCCGGCGGCGGCACCGAGGACAAGCCCGTCGGCACGGTCTGTTTCAGCGTGCAGGCCGCCGACGGACGCGGGCGCACCGTGACCAGGCTGCTGCCGGGTGATCGTGCCGACGTCCGGGAACGCTCGACCACCATCGCATTGCACCTACTGCGGCAACTGCTCATCCCATAA
- a CDS encoding alpha/beta fold hydrolase has protein sequence MVPAIERPKLEGNIAVDTWRQIGFAEFGDPQGRAVFWLHGTPGARRQIPKEARVFAEQQGIRLIGIDRPGIGSSTPFQYANVGEFAYDLATIADVLGIDKFVVVGLSGGGPYTLGCAAALPDRVVAAGVLGGVAPTVGPDAIGGGVMGFGSAVAPLIELAGFPLRIAATALIQVIRPVATPALYAYARVSPEADRRLLVRPEFRAMFLDDLLNGSRKQLAAPFADVVVFARDWGFRLDEVKVPVRWWHGALDHIVPFAHGQHVVSRLPDAQMFPLAGESHLAGLGRAEDILRAMLALWDEQLPQ, from the coding sequence ATGGTTCCCGCGATCGAACGCCCCAAGCTGGAGGGCAACATCGCCGTCGACACCTGGCGGCAGATCGGCTTCGCCGAGTTCGGCGACCCGCAGGGGCGCGCTGTCTTCTGGCTGCACGGCACGCCGGGAGCCCGGCGCCAGATCCCGAAGGAGGCACGGGTGTTCGCCGAACAGCAGGGCATCCGGCTGATCGGCATCGACCGGCCCGGCATCGGCAGCTCCACCCCGTTCCAGTACGCCAATGTCGGTGAGTTCGCCTATGACCTGGCGACCATCGCCGACGTCCTGGGCATCGACAAGTTCGTCGTCGTCGGTCTGTCCGGCGGCGGGCCGTACACCTTGGGCTGCGCGGCGGCGCTGCCCGACCGCGTCGTGGCGGCCGGAGTGCTCGGTGGGGTGGCCCCGACTGTCGGTCCGGACGCCATCGGTGGCGGGGTGATGGGATTCGGGTCCGCCGTGGCCCCATTGATCGAATTGGCCGGGTTCCCACTGCGGATCGCGGCCACCGCGTTGATCCAGGTGATCCGTCCGGTCGCCACTCCCGCGCTGTATGCCTACGCCCGGGTGTCACCGGAAGCCGACCGCAGGCTGCTGGTGCGCCCCGAGTTCCGCGCGATGTTCCTCGACGACCTGCTCAACGGCAGTCGCAAACAACTCGCCGCCCCGTTCGCCGACGTCGTCGTGTTCGCCAGGGACTGGGGTTTCCGGCTCGACGAGGTGAAGGTCCCGGTGCGGTGGTGGCACGGCGCCTTGGACCACATCGTGCCGTTCGCGCACGGCCAGCACGTGGTGTCCCGACTGCCTGACGCACAGATGTTCCCGCTGGCCGGCGAAAGCCACCTGGCCGGACTGGGGCGCGCCGAGGACATCCTGCGCGCCATGCTGGCGTTATGGGATGAGCAGTTGCCGCAGTAG
- a CDS encoding amidase: protein MDTRSAFELASVDALGQAELVAAGDLTAAELLEAAVLRLEAARGLNAVITDLFDRGREQAANLTAQGPLAGVPFLLKDLGASLAGTPEAMGSRALRNHVATDTSWVVQRYLDAGLVVFGKTNTPEWGNHCTTEPSLFGPTVNPWSAAITPGGSSGGSAAAVAAGVVPAASGGDGTGSIRVPASCCGLVGLKPRRGRASFAPDGGHALEGLVNGHALTRTVRDSAALLDTITGAAPGDPYTAPLPAIGFLDAVGQPVTGVRVLMSTASPFPGPATDPQVVAAVENTARLLENLGHHVDQGAPHIDADAVADAIAVLHTVSNAQLHALATEVLGREPHENEFEPSTWEMVREGFTTSGLRYAGAISAVHAQTRRFADGMRNHDVLLVPTLLTPPPGYAHLDQPRGSTRAFFDVEFATTGWTSLGNVTGWAAISLPLGTTTDGLPIGVQLMAPGETVLLQLAAQLELAAPWADRRPAAWVGSDLA from the coding sequence ATGGACACCCGATCTGCCTTCGAACTGGCCTCCGTGGATGCGCTGGGCCAGGCGGAACTGGTGGCCGCGGGCGATCTGACCGCTGCAGAACTCCTCGAGGCGGCGGTGCTGCGGCTGGAGGCCGCCCGCGGCCTCAACGCGGTGATCACCGATCTGTTCGACCGGGGACGTGAGCAGGCCGCGAACCTGACCGCGCAAGGACCATTGGCCGGGGTTCCTTTCCTACTCAAGGATCTTGGCGCGTCCTTGGCCGGAACGCCTGAGGCCATGGGCTCCCGTGCGCTACGCAACCACGTCGCCACCGATACCTCGTGGGTGGTGCAGCGTTATCTCGACGCGGGGCTGGTGGTGTTCGGCAAGACCAATACCCCGGAGTGGGGCAACCACTGCACCACCGAACCGTCGTTGTTCGGACCGACCGTCAATCCTTGGTCTGCGGCCATCACTCCTGGCGGATCCAGCGGCGGTTCGGCCGCGGCCGTGGCCGCCGGGGTGGTCCCTGCGGCCTCCGGCGGCGACGGTACCGGCTCCATCCGGGTGCCCGCCTCCTGCTGCGGCCTCGTCGGCCTCAAACCCCGCCGAGGCCGAGCCTCTTTCGCCCCCGACGGCGGCCACGCCCTCGAAGGCCTGGTCAACGGCCATGCACTGACCCGCACCGTACGCGACAGCGCGGCGCTGCTGGACACCATCACCGGAGCAGCGCCGGGCGACCCGTACACCGCTCCCCTGCCCGCCATCGGTTTCCTGGACGCTGTAGGGCAGCCGGTCACCGGTGTGCGGGTGTTGATGTCCACCGCCTCGCCTTTCCCCGGACCCGCCACCGATCCGCAGGTGGTGGCCGCGGTCGAGAACACCGCGCGGCTGCTCGAGAACCTGGGCCATCACGTCGACCAGGGCGCTCCGCACATCGACGCGGATGCGGTGGCCGACGCGATCGCCGTACTGCACACCGTCAGCAACGCCCAGCTGCACGCGCTGGCCACCGAGGTCCTGGGCCGCGAACCCCACGAGAACGAGTTCGAGCCCAGCACCTGGGAGATGGTGCGCGAGGGATTCACCACCAGTGGCCTCCGCTACGCCGGCGCCATCAGCGCAGTGCACGCGCAGACCCGGCGCTTCGCCGACGGTATGCGCAATCACGACGTGCTGTTGGTCCCGACCCTGCTGACTCCCCCACCCGGGTACGCGCATCTGGATCAGCCGCGGGGCAGTACCCGGGCCTTCTTCGACGTCGAATTCGCCACCACCGGCTGGACCTCGCTGGGCAATGTCACCGGCTGGGCCGCGATTTCACTACCGCTGGGCACCACCACCGACGGTCTGCCGATCGGCGTGCAACTCATGGCGCCCGGCGAAACCGTGCTGCTGCAATTGGCCGCCCAGCTGGAACTGGCTGCGCCGTGGGCGGACCGCAGGCCCGCCGCTTGGGTGGGCTCCGACCTGGCCTGA
- the hadC gene encoding (3R)-hydroxyacyl-ACP dehydratase subunit HadC: MALKTDIRNMVHTYPDHYVVGREKVREYAKAVKAEDPASYDEAAAHELGHADLVAPPTFTAIFALLVQQDFFKHVDVGMETMRIVQVDQRFVFHKPILAGDKLNARLEIDSVDERFGADIVVTRNVCTNDAGEVVMEAYTTLMGQQGDNSTQIKMSVGASS, encoded by the coding sequence GTGGCACTCAAGACCGATATCCGAAACATGGTGCACACCTACCCCGATCACTATGTGGTCGGCCGAGAAAAGGTGCGCGAGTACGCCAAGGCGGTCAAAGCCGAGGATCCGGCGAGTTATGACGAGGCGGCCGCGCACGAGCTCGGCCATGCCGACCTGGTGGCACCGCCGACGTTCACGGCGATTTTCGCCCTGCTGGTACAGCAGGACTTCTTCAAACACGTCGACGTCGGCATGGAGACCATGCGCATCGTGCAGGTGGACCAGCGCTTCGTGTTCCACAAGCCGATCCTGGCCGGTGACAAACTCAACGCCCGACTGGAGATCGACTCCGTCGACGAGCGGTTCGGTGCCGACATCGTGGTCACCCGCAACGTGTGCACCAACGACGCCGGCGAAGTGGTGATGGAGGCCTACACCACACTGATGGGCCAGCAGGGCGACAACTCCACCCAGATCAAGATGTCGGTAGGTGCCTCCTCCTGA